A stretch of Pseudomonas sp. LS.1a DNA encodes these proteins:
- the map gene encoding type I methionyl aminopeptidase, with product MTVTIKTAEDIEKMRIAGRLAAEVLEMIEEHVKPGVTTEELDRLCHDYIVNVQQAIPAPLNYKGYPKSICTSINHVVCHGIPNDKPLKDGDTLNIDVTVIKDGYHGDTSRMFHVGTVPVWAERLSKVTQECMYKAIELVKPGCRLGDIGEVIQKHAEKNGFSVVREFCGHGIGKVFHEEPQILHYGRAGTGMELKEGMTFTIEPMINQGKADTKVLGDGWTAITKDRKLSAQWEHTLVVTATGYEIFTLRKDDTIPRTSA from the coding sequence ATGACCGTCACCATCAAGACCGCAGAAGACATCGAGAAGATGCGCATCGCTGGCCGCCTGGCCGCCGAAGTGCTGGAAATGATCGAAGAACACGTCAAGCCCGGTGTCACCACCGAAGAGCTGGACCGCCTGTGCCACGACTACATCGTCAATGTCCAGCAGGCCATCCCGGCACCGCTCAACTACAAGGGCTACCCGAAGTCGATCTGCACCTCGATCAACCATGTGGTCTGCCACGGCATCCCCAACGACAAGCCACTCAAGGACGGTGACACGCTGAACATCGACGTCACCGTGATCAAGGACGGCTACCACGGCGACACCAGCCGCATGTTCCACGTCGGCACCGTGCCGGTATGGGCCGAGCGCCTGTCCAAGGTCACCCAGGAATGCATGTACAAGGCCATCGAACTGGTCAAGCCGGGCTGCCGCCTGGGCGACATCGGCGAAGTGATCCAGAAGCACGCTGAGAAGAACGGCTTCTCGGTGGTGCGCGAGTTCTGCGGCCACGGCATCGGCAAGGTATTCCACGAAGAGCCGCAGATCCTGCACTACGGCCGCGCCGGCACCGGCATGGAGCTCAAGGAAGGCATGACCTTCACCATCGAGCCGATGATCAACCAGGGCAAGGCCGACACCAAGGTGCTGGGCGACGGCTGGACCGCCATCACCAAGGACCGCAAGCTCTCGGCCCAGTGGGAACACACCCTGGTGGTGACCGCGACAGGTTATGAGATCTTCACCCTGCGCAAGGACGACACCATCCCGCGCACCTCGGCCTGA
- the rpsB gene encoding 30S ribosomal protein S2, with the protein MSQVNMRDMLKAGVHFGHQTRYWNPKMGKYIFGARNKIHIVNLEKTLPMFNDALSFVERLAQGKNKILFVGTKRSAGKIVAEQAARCGSPYVDHRWLGGMLTNYKTIRASIKRLRDLETQAEDGTFAKLTKKEALMRSRDLEKLDRSLGGIKDMGGLPDALFVIDVDHERIAITEANKLGIPVIGVVDTNSSPEGVDYIIPGNDDAIRAIELYMTSMADAVIRGRNNVAGGTEVYAEEAAAPAAE; encoded by the coding sequence ATGTCCCAAGTCAACATGCGCGATATGCTGAAGGCCGGTGTGCACTTCGGCCACCAGACCCGTTACTGGAACCCGAAAATGGGCAAGTACATTTTCGGCGCGCGTAACAAGATCCACATCGTCAACCTGGAAAAAACCCTGCCGATGTTCAACGACGCTCTGTCGTTCGTAGAGCGCCTGGCCCAGGGCAAGAACAAGATCCTGTTCGTCGGCACCAAGCGTTCCGCCGGCAAGATCGTCGCCGAGCAAGCTGCTCGTTGCGGTTCGCCGTACGTTGACCACCGTTGGTTGGGCGGCATGCTGACCAACTACAAGACCATCCGCGCTTCGATCAAGCGTCTGCGCGACCTGGAAACCCAGGCCGAAGACGGCACTTTCGCCAAGCTGACCAAGAAAGAAGCCCTGATGCGCTCCCGCGATCTGGAAAAACTGGATCGCAGCCTGGGCGGTATCAAGGACATGGGCGGTCTGCCAGACGCTCTGTTCGTGATCGACGTTGATCACGAGCGCATCGCGATCACCGAAGCCAACAAGCTGGGCATCCCGGTTATCGGCGTTGTCGATACCAACAGCAGCCCGGAAGGTGTTGACTACATCATCCCAGGTAACGATGACGCCATCCGCGCTATCGAGCTGTACATGACTTCGATGGCTGACGCTGTCATCCGCGGCCGCAACAACGTTGCCGGCGGCACCGAAGTTTACGCTGAAGAAGCGGCTGCACCTGCTGCCGAGTAA
- the tsf gene encoding translation elongation factor Ts, with protein MAAITAALVKELRERTGEGMMDCKKALEKAGGDIEKAIDDMRASGAIKAAKKAGNVAAEGAIAVKTDGKSAVLLEVNSQTDFLALQDDFKNFVADSIEEAFAQKLTDAAPLIASREAAREALVAKCGENVNIRRLVRVEGDVVGAYLHGNKIGAAVVLKGGDVDLAKNIAMHVAASNPEFLLPSEVSAEAIEREKGVFLQLNADKIAGKPENIVENMIKGRISKFLAEASLVEQAFVMNPEVKVGELAKKAGAEIVSFTYFKVGEGIEKPVDNFAEEVAAQVAAAKQ; from the coding sequence ATGGCAGCAATTACTGCAGCGCTGGTAAAAGAACTGCGCGAGCGTACCGGCGAAGGCATGATGGATTGCAAGAAGGCCCTGGAAAAGGCCGGCGGCGACATCGAAAAAGCCATTGACGACATGCGTGCCTCGGGCGCCATCAAGGCCGCCAAAAAGGCTGGCAACGTCGCTGCTGAAGGCGCTATCGCCGTCAAGACCGACGGTAAATCCGCCGTCCTGCTGGAAGTGAACTCGCAGACCGACTTCCTGGCCCTGCAAGACGACTTCAAGAACTTCGTTGCCGACAGCATCGAAGAAGCCTTCGCCCAGAAGCTGACCGATGCCGCTCCGCTGATCGCCTCGCGTGAAGCTGCTCGTGAAGCCCTGGTTGCCAAGTGCGGCGAGAACGTCAACATCCGTCGCCTGGTGCGCGTTGAAGGTGACGTTGTCGGTGCCTACCTGCACGGCAACAAGATCGGCGCTGCCGTTGTCCTGAAAGGCGGCGACGTCGACCTGGCCAAGAACATCGCCATGCACGTTGCAGCTTCGAACCCTGAGTTCCTGCTGCCGTCGGAAGTTTCGGCCGAAGCGATCGAGCGTGAGAAGGGCGTCTTCCTGCAGCTGAACGCTGACAAGATCGCCGGCAAGCCGGAAAACATCGTCGAGAACATGATCAAAGGTCGTATCTCGAAGTTCCTGGCCGAAGCCTCGCTGGTCGAGCAAGCCTTCGTCATGAACCCGGAAGTCAAGGTTGGCGAGCTGGCCAAGAAAGCCGGCGCTGAAATCGTTTCCTTCACCTACTTCAAGGTCGGCGAAGGCATCGAGAAGCCAGTCGACAACTTCGCTGAAGAAGTTGCCGCTCAGGTCGCTGCTGCCAAGCAGTAA
- the pyrH gene encoding UMP kinase translates to MAQQVSGRQPRYKRILLKLSGEALMGSEDFGIDPKVLDRMALEVGQLVGIGVQVGLVIGGGNLFRGAALSAAGMDRVTGDHMGMLATVMNGLAMRDALERSNIPALVMSAISMVGVTDHYDRRKAIRHLNSGDVVIFSAGTGNPFFTTDSAACLRAIEIDADVVLKATKVDGVYTADPFKDPHAEKFDHLTYDEVLDRKLGVMDLTAICLCRDHKMPLRVFNMNKPGALLNIVVGGAEGTLIEEGQA, encoded by the coding sequence ATGGCTCAGCAGGTGAGTGGTCGCCAACCTCGCTATAAACGCATTTTGCTCAAACTTAGCGGCGAGGCCCTGATGGGCTCGGAAGACTTCGGGATCGACCCGAAAGTGCTGGATCGCATGGCCCTCGAAGTTGGCCAGCTGGTAGGGATCGGAGTCCAGGTCGGCCTGGTGATCGGTGGTGGCAACCTGTTCCGCGGCGCCGCGCTCAGTGCAGCCGGCATGGACCGCGTCACCGGTGACCACATGGGTATGCTGGCCACCGTGATGAACGGCCTGGCCATGCGCGATGCGCTGGAGCGCTCGAACATCCCGGCCCTGGTCATGTCGGCCATTTCCATGGTCGGTGTCACCGATCATTACGATCGTCGCAAAGCTATTCGCCACCTCAACTCCGGGGATGTGGTAATTTTCTCCGCCGGTACCGGCAACCCGTTCTTCACCACCGACTCCGCGGCCTGCCTGCGCGCCATCGAAATCGATGCCGACGTGGTGCTGAAGGCGACCAAGGTCGATGGTGTGTACACTGCCGATCCATTCAAGGACCCGCATGCCGAGAAGTTCGATCACCTGACCTACGACGAGGTCCTGGATCGCAAGCTGGGTGTGATGGACCTGACCGCAATCTGCCTGTGCCGTGACCACAAGATGCCATTGCGGGTATTCAACATGAACAAGCCTGGCGCCCTGCTGAACATCGTGGTGGGTGGCGCTGAAGGTACTCTGATCGAGGAAGGCCAAGCATGA
- the frr gene encoding ribosome recycling factor — protein MINDIKKDAQERMTKSLEALARNLAAIRTGRAHPSILDSVKVPAWGSEMPLNQVAAITVEDARTLKIVAHDKNLSAAIEKAILTSDLGLNPSSAGTTIRVPMPALTEETRKGYTKQASGVAEDAKVAVRNVRRDALADLKKLTKDKEISEDEERRAADEIQKLTDKYVAEVDAAFKAKEKDLMAV, from the coding sequence ATGATCAACGACATCAAGAAAGACGCGCAGGAGCGCATGACCAAGTCCCTCGAGGCCCTGGCTCGCAACCTGGCGGCAATCCGCACCGGTCGCGCCCACCCAAGCATCCTGGACAGCGTCAAGGTCCCGGCCTGGGGTAGCGAGATGCCGCTGAACCAGGTGGCCGCGATCACCGTCGAAGATGCCCGTACCCTGAAGATCGTCGCCCACGACAAGAACCTCAGCGCCGCCATCGAGAAGGCCATCCTCACCTCCGACCTGGGCCTGAACCCGTCCAGCGCCGGTACCACCATCCGTGTGCCGATGCCGGCCCTGACCGAGGAAACCCGCAAGGGCTACACCAAGCAGGCCAGTGGCGTTGCCGAGGATGCCAAGGTGGCCGTGCGCAACGTGCGCCGTGACGCCCTGGCCGACCTGAAGAAGCTGACCAAGGACAAGGAAATCAGCGAAGACGAAGAGCGTCGTGCCGCTGACGAGATCCAGAAACTGACCGACAAGTACGTTGCCGAGGTCGATGCTGCCTTCAAAGCCAAGGAAAAGGACCTGATGGCCGTCTAA